A window from Garra rufa chromosome 14, GarRuf1.0, whole genome shotgun sequence encodes these proteins:
- the cul5a gene encoding cullin-5a, translating to MAMSNLLKNKGSLQFEDKWDLMRPIVLKLLRQESVTKQQWFDLFSDVHAVCLWDDKGPAKIHQALKEDILDFIKQAQARVLSHQDDTALLKAYIVEWRKFFTQCDILPKPFCQLEITLMGKQGSNKKSNVEDSIVRKLMLDTWNESIFSNIKNRLQDSAMKLVHAERLGEAFDSQLVIGVRESYVNLCSNPDDKLQIYRDNFEKAYLDSTERFYRTQAPSYLQQNGVQNYMKYADAKLREEEKRALRYLETRRECNSVQALMECCVNALVTSFKETILAECPGMIKRNETDKLHLMFSLMDKVPNGIEPMLKDLEEHIVSAGLADMVAAAETITTDSEKYVEQLLTLFNRFSKLVKEAFQDDPRFLTARDKAYKAVVNDATIFKLELPMKQKGVGLKTQPESKCPELLANYCDMLLRKTPLSKKLTSEEIELKLKEVLLVLKYVQNKDVFMRYHKAHLTRRLILDISADSEIEENMVEWLREVGMPADYVNKLARMFQDIKVSEDLNQVFKEMHKHNKLALPADSVNIKILNAGAWSRSSEKVFVSLPTELEDLIPEVEDFYKKNHSGRKLHWHHLMSNGIITFKNEVGQYDLEVTTFQLAVLFAWNQRPREKISFENLKLATELPDAELRRTLWSLVAFPKLKRQVLLYEPQVSSPKDFTDSTLFFVNQEFSLIKNAKVQKRGKINLIGRLQLTTERMREEENEGIVQLRILRTQEAIIQIMKMRKKITNAQLQTELVEILKNMFLPQKKMIKEQIEWLIEHKYIKRDETDINTFIYMA from the exons ATGGCGATGTCTAATTTGTTAAAG aacaagggTTCCCTCCAGTTTGAGGACAAGTGGGATCTTATGCGCCCCATTGTCCTTAAGTTGCTTCGCCAAGAGTCCGTAACTAAGCAGCAGTGGTTTGATCTTTTCTC AGACGTTCATGCAGTTTGTCTATGGGATGACAAAGGACCAGCAAAGATCCACCAGGCCCTCAAAGAGGACATCTTAGATTTTATTAAACAAGCTCAAGCG CGAGTGCTCAGTCACCAAGATGACACGGCGCTCCTCAAGGCTTACATCGTGGAGTGGAGGAAGTTCTTCACACAGTGTGACATTCTTCCCAAGCCGTTCTGCCAGCTGGAAATCACCCTGATGGGCAAACAAGGCAGCAACAAGAAGTCCAATGTGGAGGACAGCATTGTTAGGAAG CTGATGCTGGACACTTGGAACGAATCTATATTCTCCAACATCAAGAATAGATTGCAGGATAGTGCGATGAAATTGGTCCATGCTGAACGGCTGGGAGAAGCGTTCGACTCGCAGCTGGTCATCGGGGTCAGAGAGTCATATG TGAACCTGTGCTCCAATCCTGATGATAAACTGCAGATCTACAGGGATAACTTTGAGAAGGCCTACCTAGACTCCACGGAGAGGTTCTACAGGACCCAGGCGCCGTCCTACCTGCAGCAGAATGGAGTTCAAAACTACATGAAATAT GCAGACGCTAAATTAAGAGAAGAGGAGAAACGTGCACTACGATATTTAGAGACAAGGCGTGAATGTAACTCTGTACAAGCA CTTATGGAATGTTGTGTGAATGCACTGgtaacatcttttaaagaaacGATCTTGGCTGAATGTCCAGGCATGATCAAACGGAACGAGACTGACA AGCTGCACCTCATGTTCTCTCTCATGGATAAAGTGCCCAATGGGATTGAACCCATGCTGAAAGACCTGGAGGAACACATCGTCAGTGCTGGACTGGCAGACATGGTGGCTGCTGCCGAGACCATCACAACT GACTCAGAGAAGTATGTGGAGCAGCTCCTGACTCTGTTCAATCGATTTAGTAAATTAGTAAAGGAAGCGTTCCAGGATGATCCTCGGTTCCTGACAGCCAGAGACAAA GCATACAAAGCAGTTGTGAATGATGCCACGATATTTAAGTTGGAGCTGCCAATGAAACAGAAGGG AGTGGGCCTAAAAACACAGCCAGAGTCAAAGTGTCCGGAGCTGCTCGCTAACTATTGTGACATGCTGCTACGAAAGACGCCACTCAGCAAAAAGCTGACCTCAGAGGAGATTGAGCTCAAGCTGAAGGAAGTG CTACTTGTGCTAAAATACGTCCAGAATAAGGATGTTTTCATGAGGTACCACAAAGCCCACCTGACCAGACGTTTGATCCTGGACATCTCAGCGGATAGTGAGATTGAGGAGAACATGGTCGAGTGGCTCAGG GAAGTTGGGATGCCTGCTGACTATGTGAACAAGCTAGCTAGAATGTTCCAGGACATCAAAGTGTCTGAAGATCTTAACCAGGTTTTCAAGGAAATGCACAAACACAACAAGCTGGCTTTACCAG CGGACTCTGTGAACATAAAGATCTTGAATGCTGGAGCGTGGTCACGCAGTTCAGAGAAAGTGTTTGTGTCTCTGCCCACCGAGCTGGAAGACCTCATTCCTGAGGTGGAGGATTTCTACAAGAAGAACCACAGCGGCCGCAAACTCCACTGGCACCACCTCATGTCCAATGGCATT ATCACTTTCAAAAATGAAGTAGGGCAGTACGACCTGGAGGTCACAACCTTTCAGCTGGCTGTACTTTTCGCCTGGAACCAAAGACCACGAGAGAAAATCAGCTTTGAGAATCTGAAACTTGCCACTGAGCTGCCTGATGCTGAACTGAGACGAACTCTCTGG TCTCTTGTTGCCTTCCCAAAGCTCAAACGCCAAGTGCTGTTATATGAACCTCAAGTGAGCTCTCCCAAAGACTTCACAGACAGTACATTGTTTTTCGTTAACCAGGAATTCTCCTTGAT AAAAAACGCCAAGGTtcaaaaaagggggaaaataaACCTAATCGGCCGATTGCAGCTGACGACAGAGCGAATGAGAGAAGAGGAGAACGAAGGCATCGTCCAGCTTAGAATATTAAGAACACAG GAGGCCATCATTCAGATCATGAAGATGCGTAAGAAGATCACAAACGCTCAGCTGCAGACCGAGCTGGTGGAGATCCTCAAGAACATGTTCCTCCCCCAAAAGAAAATGATCAAGGAACAGATCGAGTGGCTCATTGAGCACAAGTACATCAAGAGAGACGAAACGGACATTAACACCTTCATCTACATGGCGTAA
- the relb gene encoding transcription factor RelB homolog, whose protein sequence is MRNMSIRNGTAGGQPDLDLDIIDEYLTEKTIKELTLPGPPPPPVDPDIQPVDPPPRSRRNAPVLVPRGAAPQTSFSFDQTPTAHTDGMAPMHSMRSHKVASQRRGQSSVASQVLQTGTEHLERFLEKPELVVVEQPKERGMRFRYECEGRSAGSILGASSTDASKTLPAIEIQGPIDNIKKVMVTVSLVTKDIPYRPHPHCLVGKDCSDGICVIHINPHNVRRHSFANLGIQCVRRKELDASLQKRRNKNIDPFNTGHSKSIEDMDMNVVRLCFQCELERKDGERTSLAPVVSNPIYDKKATTTAELKINRLNVVRGPCTGKTEIYMLCDKVQKDDIEIIFNKDEWEAKAEFAQTDVHRQIAIVFKTPPFREQNITEEVDVNVCLRRMSDRMDSEPVKFTYVPDNADPYGVNRKRKMKSDVKFSEPCSVPQNQDIVPEVSMPQHFDNSFYAPPDCSVPNASMAVPVMDGGIHMPAQVMEEIHYNEDFKHEDGCISLDPETLDTVLQGISQCLGQHGPDQFLSQLFFPGDPNFGLDGTDTKSNISQPMMNMSSINDVHFSQMVNENQTYPADLENIDGLIYSNVKSENDLDH, encoded by the exons ATGAGAAACATGAGTATTCGGAACGGCACAGCGGGAGGTCAGCCAG ACCTAGATCTAG ATATTATAGATGAGTACCTTACGGAAAAAACAATCAAAGAACTGACGCTCCCTGGTCCTCCTCCTCCACCTGTGGACCCGGACATCCAGCCAGTTGATCCGCCGCCGAGAAGCAGGCGAAACGCACCGGTGTTGGTCCCCAGAGGAGCAGCTCCACAA ACTTCATTCAGCTTTGACCAGACCCCAACGGCACACACTGATGGTATGGCACCGATGCATTCCATGCGAAGCCACAAAGTGGCATCTCAGCGACGTGGACAGTCATCTGTAGCATCTCAGGTTCTTCAGACTGGAACAGAACATCTGGAGCGCTTCCTGGAGAAGCCAGAGCTGGTGGTGGTGGAGCAGCCGAAGGAGCGCGGCATGCGATTTCGTTATGAGTGCGAGGGACGTTCCGCGGGCAGCATTCTTGGAGCTTCCAGCACTGATGCCAGCAAGACCCTGCCTGCCATTGAA ATCCAAGGCCCCATTGACAACATCAAGAAGGTGATGGTCACAGTGTCTCTTGTGACAAAGGACATCCCGTATCGCCCACACCCACACTGCTTGGTCGGGAAAGACTGCTCAGATGGCATCTGTGTCATCCACATCAATCCCCACAACGTTCGTCGACACAG CTTTGCAAATCTGGGCATCCAGTGTGTGAGGAGGAAGGAACTCGATGCCTCGCTGCAGAAGAGAAGGAATAAGAATATTGATCCGTTTAACA CGGGCCACTCTAAGAGCATTGAGGACATGGACATGAACGTGGTGAGACTGTGTTTCCAGTGTGAGCTGGAACGAAAGGATGGAGAGCGAACTTCCCTCGCCCCTGTGGTTTCCAACCCCATCTATGACAAGA AGGCGACCACAACAGCAGAGCTGAAAATCAATCGGCTTAATGTTGTCAGAGGCCCCTGCACAGGAAAGACTGAAATTTATATGCTCTGTGACAAAGTGCAGAAAG ATGACATTGAGATCATCTTCAACAAGGACGAATGGGAGGCCAAGGCAGAGTTTGCTCAGACTGATGTCCACCGACAAATCGCCATCGTCTTCAAGACCCCTCCCTTCAGGGAGCAGAATATAACAGAGGAGGTGGATGTCAACGTGTGTCTACGCCGCATGTCTGACCGGATGGACAGTGAGCCAGTCAAGTTCACCTACGTTCCAGACAACGCAG ATCCTTACGGAGTGAACCGCAAGAGGAAAATGAAATCGGATGTGAAGTTCAGCGAGCCATGCAGCGTTCCTCAAA ATCAAGACATTGTGCCCGAAGTCAGCATGCCACAACATTTTGACAACTCATTCTACGCCCCTCCCGATTGCAGCGTTCCCAATGCCTCCATGGCAGTCCCTGTTATGGATGGAGGCATCCACATGCCGGCCCAGGTTATGGAGGAAATTCATTATAATGAAGACTTTAAACACGAGGATGGTTGTATTAGCCTGGACCCAGAGACTTTAGACACTGTCCTCCAAGGCATTTCTCAGTGCTTGGGTCAGCATGGTCCAGACCAGTTTCTAAGTCAGTTATTTTTTCCTGGTGATCCCAACTTTGGTTTAGATGGCACAGATACAAAATCGAACATCAGTCAACCAATGATGAACATGTCTTCTATAAACGACGTGCACTTCAGTCAGATGGTGAATGAGAATCAGACCTATCCAGCCGATCTGGAGAACATCGACGGCCTCATTTACTCCAACGTGAAGAGCGAGAACGACCTGGACCACTGA
- the mrpl28 gene encoding large ribosomal subunit protein bL28m, giving the protein MPLHKYPPKIWEALKLQKGIYARLPQHYLRSLQDTSSPTPVHWKPLGVKYRLSPKTGHRERVQDVPIPVYYPPESQDGLWGGEGWISGFRYAKDDKLSTRLRKTWKPQLFTRELYSEILDQKFSVTVTMRTLDLIDAAFGFDLYILKTPKQDLNSKFGMDLKRAMLLRLARKDTDLYPDDPSRREKIYNRYKQFQIPEEEAEWVGLTLEEAVEKQRLLEKKDPEPLHNTLVKKLVEELAIKKLSEPQIVEKK; this is encoded by the exons ATGCCTCTACACAAGTATCCCCCAAAAATCTGGGAAGCCCTAAAGCTTCAAAAGGGCATCTATGCCCGTTTACCCCAGCACTATCTGCGCTCTCTGCAGGACACCAGTTCTCCTACTCCTGTGCACTGGAAACCTCTGGGTGTCAAATACAGGCTCAGTCCTAAAACTGGACACAGAGAGCGGGTCCAGGATGTGCCTATCCCTGTTTATTATCCGCCAGAATCACAGGATGGACTCTGGGGTGGAGAAGGATGGATATCTGGCTTTAGATATGCCAAAGATGACAAG CTTTCTACACGACTGCGCAAAACCTGGAAGCCGCAGCTGTTTACCAGAGAGCTGTACAGTGAGATCCTCGACCAGAAGTTCAGCGTGACAGTCACAATGCGCACACTGGACCTTATCGATGCTGCTTTTGGCTTTGACCTCTACATTCTAAAG ACCCCGAAGCAAGATTTGAACTCCAAGTTTGGAATGGATCTAAAACGTGCAATGCTTTTACGTCTGGCACGGAAAGACACGGATCTGTATCCTGACGATCCGTCTCGCAGGGAGAAAATCTACAACCGCTACAAG CAGTTCCAGATCCCAGAGGAGGAGGCTGAATGGGTGGGCTTGACTCTAGAGGAAGCAGTAGAGAAACAGAGACTACTAGAAAAGAAG GATCCAGAGCCTCTTCACAACACTTTGGTGAAGAAGCTTGTGGAGGAGCTCGCCATTAAGAAACTCTCAGAGCCTCAGATTGTGGAGAAAAAATGA